In Magnetococcales bacterium, the genomic stretch AAATCCAAAATTCGTTGAATGATGTCCAGAGCCAAAAAAATTACCTCCATCAATCGATAAATTGTCATATCATCCTCCCTGAAAGTCAAGCCGGCCACAGCAGGATTGCGGTGGTCACAGTTCGACTCTACAACAAGGAAAGATTATGTCAAATGGTATAGTATTGCTTATTTAAATTATTATAAAAATTTGACATTTACATTTTGAGTCAAAACCAAAGCCAAATTCTCAAATCTATTCCCACTCGTCGAAACGATCCCCGATTTCCCTCGGCATCGCGTCAAGATGGACTTTGGCAAAAAATTTGCCGTATAATTCAAGGCAATCGATAATATTGATGCCGGAAATTCCCTGTTTGGCATGCCTGGGAAACCGTTCGAGGAGAACAGAAATTTCGGTGAGGGCAATCAACACATTTCTGGTTTTGACGCCGATGCGCAGAATCAAGACGAGCTTGTTCAGGGTCTTGCTGTCGTCCTTGCCGCCCTGCCGCCCCAATTTTTTTACCATGTAACCAATCTCTTGCAGATGCGGCAAAGCGGTCTCCAGAACAGATTGCACCCCCAACTCCTTGAGTGGTGCATAGGCACTGTATTGTCCCATGTTGGCCACAATCGGAATGCCAAGGATTGTCAAATCATCCAGATGATGGTCGCGAACGTGTTGGACGACGACATCCGCCATGGAGGTAAACTGGATACCGGATGGCTTACAAAGGTCCTTGATCTGGTTGGCAAAGTATTGGGTGGTATTGCAGGCCAGGGCGATGTGGGTGACGCCATCCTGGATGAAACGTCGGATGGCATCCTGCATCACCAGCCACACCTCCTCTTTTCTTTCCAACAATTCCATGGAAAGTCCCATCTCTGGGATCGACTGAATGTGGACCCTGGGATAGGAGAGATCACCATGCAATCGACTCTCCTCACTCATCGAGGCATAGATATGATCGTTGATATGACGCCACAGAGCCATCCCACTTTCCGGGCCATTGCCCGTGAGAAT encodes the following:
- a CDS encoding aspartate/glutamate racemase family protein, producing the protein METDVSTLPPRVRQTLDFFRSHGVWHILSRNTPATSCQDAAHRRQRLGKTGIPLHDEVKSLFMKGQFGPLGARHVLLHCRATARFDLEAAAVALDAETALVRVQGEELARLGQGIRYGTVNPFSEAAECIQVFDSGLLTRLTPPHTVMTNAGDLTWGVEFRPAEAIAALEKISPKVVVSRITTLDSEEHTPPVFGILTGNGPESGMALWRHINDHIYASMSEESRLHGDLSYPRVHIQSIPEMGLSMELLERKEEVWLVMQDAIRRFIQDGVTHIALACNTTQYFANQIKDLCKPSGIQFTSMADVVVQHVRDHHLDDLTILGIPIVANMGQYSAYAPLKELGVQSVLETALPHLQEIGYMVKKLGRQGGKDDSKTLNKLVLILRIGVKTRNVLIALTEISVLLERFPRHAKQGISGINIIDCLELYGKFFAKVHLDAMPREIGDRFDEWE